From Anomalospiza imberbis isolate Cuckoo-Finch-1a 21T00152 chromosome 14, ASM3175350v1, whole genome shotgun sequence, a single genomic window includes:
- the LOC137482701 gene encoding UDP-N-acetylglucosamine transferase subunit ALG13-like isoform X2, with protein sequence MDNHQLELAKQLHRDGYVLYCNCSTLVETLQSMDLSALKPFPPGQPEKFASFLDQVLGLQ encoded by the exons ATGGACAACCATCAGCTTGAGCTGGCCAAACAGCTCCACAGAGATGGCTATGTCCTCTACTGTAACTGCAG CACTCTTGTGGAGACACTGCAGTCGATGGACTTGTCAGCTTTGAAACCTTTTCCTCCTGGACAGCCAGAAAAGTTTGCTTCATTCTTGGATCAAGTTTTGGGGTTACAATAA
- the LOC137482701 gene encoding UDP-N-acetylglucosamine transferase subunit ALG13-like isoform X1, with protein sequence MKSVFVTVGTTSFDELIATARSPPALQALQSRGYQKLVLQVGRGSLPQPRSSSALAVEVFRFKDSLAEDLQSADLVISHAGAGSCLETLEKGKPLIVVINDKLMDNHQLELAKQLHRDGYVLYCNCSTLVETLQSMDLSALKPFPPGQPEKFASFLDQVLGLQ encoded by the exons aTGAAGTCCGTGTTCGTCACCGTGGGCACCACCAGCTTCGACGAGCTGATCGCCACcgcccgctccccgcccgcGCTGCAG GCGCTGCAGAGCCGCGGGTACCAGAAGCTGGTGCTGCAGGTGGGCCGGGGCTCGCTGCCGCAGCCCCGCAGCAGCTCGGCCCTGGCGGTGGAAGTGTTCCGCTTCAAGGACTCGCTGGCTGAGGACCTGCAGAGCGCAGACCTGGTCATCAGCCACGCAG GTGCTGGTAGTTGCTTGGAGACTCTAGAGAAAGGAAAACCACTAATAGTAGTAATAAATGACAAGCTGATGGACAACCATCAGCTTGAGCTGGCCAAACAGCTCCACAGAGATGGCTATGTCCTCTACTGTAACTGCAG CACTCTTGTGGAGACACTGCAGTCGATGGACTTGTCAGCTTTGAAACCTTTTCCTCCTGGACAGCCAGAAAAGTTTGCTTCATTCTTGGATCAAGTTTTGGGGTTACAATAA
- the SERTM2 gene encoding serine-rich and transmembrane domain-containing 2, with the protein MTEIYFKFRGNLTGRVHLPTLATEVDTTADKYSGLYVYVGLFLTLLALLLILLFSMLLRLKHVVSPITSPESTENVQQFTDVEMHSRIPTT; encoded by the coding sequence ATGACTGAGATTTATTTCAAGTTCCGCGGAAACCTGACTGGCCGTGTCCACCTTCCAACTCTGGCTACTGAAGTAGACACGACAGCAGACAAATATTCCGGCCTCTATGTGTACGTGGGGTTGTTCCTAACCCTCCTGGCTCTCCTGCTGATCCTGCTGTTCTCCATGCTCCTGCGCCTGAAGCACGTTGTGTCCCCCATCACCTCCCCAGAGAGCACTGAGAACGTGCAGCAGTTCACAGATGTGGAAATGCACAGCAGGATCCCCACCACTTAG